GTTATGCAAAGGGTTTACACAGTGGTTTACCAGGTAAAGTTCCATTGAGTTccttaaagttaaattaattcgACTTCTCTGTTGTAGGGAAACTCTAAGTGAAAAACGGTAATATAAAGAAATCTTTGGAGTTGGAAAAGTTAGCAGTAATTACCGTTGGATTGATAGAACAAAGTACATGCATATTGAAATGTAGTTTATGATCCAAAGATAAACGCTCTGAGAGCTTCTAACTCATTCTCTGGGCTGCCAATTTCATGCACCAAAGTATCCTCAAAATACCATAATTTTTCCATCATTTATCACCACCAATCTCGATGtatctattcgcaccgtgtgtgagttttattggaggcgttttcatgggaacgatacactactttaattatagaattgtatggatgcatatatagctatatggattgcatttatgacttaaattgaaaatttaatattattgtctcacaaatttaaataaataattatgataatttacatttaaaaaataatatttatgcaatttgatttcttattttcacaatttttaatgcattaggtttaattaattagtggttttcaataactttaatttgacattcactataacatttacatgtaaagaattacaagttagtcataacagcctcctttaacgccaaaaattttcactggatgcgctggcatcgattattgtccctaccataactacgcacacaacgaatacttgaattattattttattaatcttatattttgGCAATGTGTGATTATGTCGTAGTAACGCTTCAATGAAGCTACcgataaatatgaaataataggTGTAGTGTAAACATGGAGGTGTGAAATCTCCAAGAGAAAAGcgtttaaatataagaaaaaaaaaacagaagaatatttatttaggaaaaacttaatatcattttaataaactttatatgAAAAAGTATGGGGCATAcggaaaaattatgaaaatttatatatctaaCCATTTTTCTTCGCTGTTGTATTTGTTACTCTACACACAGTATGtaatttttccttttctttCCACTTTAATCGACGATGAAAAAACCTATTGTGTTTAACCTTaatttagttcttttttttttgttatgaaaaatcgtttataattttcgtttaagaaaacactatttttcaatcagatttttctatattaaatattaataatgcatATGCGAAGTTATTGAAGTGTAAtgattggaaaatttattgCTGTAATACATCATATTTATGAtggaaaattactttatatatacaAACGAGTGATACACGTATGTGAGGAAAGTAAGTAACGGGTTATCATTGAAGCTATTCTTACTATTGTGTTCAATCGGAAAGTCTTTAATCAGTAACAAGCAGGTacattttttacgaaaataatttaaaatgaaagttgtttgaaatatttatgggAATAACTCAAGAAGCTGCAATTCGAATTCCCAGTATCAGAAATTTTATGTGAAACTCAATTGGCCAATTTGTAAATAGCTTCATGCTAACTTAAAAcgagtgaaaataaacaattgactgagtttattgttaaaataccatgtatagacagtgttgattacgcaatcgtttgttttttacgtcatgtaagaaaagaaagattgccactcttacacacaaagtaataagagtatcttttcGCTCAtttaaggaaatattttttcggtTCGACGTATTCATTAACGGGATAATTGATTTTCGGTTATGATATTGagaatttctttattaaaattaataaaatttacttcaatTTAATGTAGTTTTCTGTAATTGTTAGTTCAATATTTACAGGTATATTTTAGAACACTCTTAATATCTACATAAAACGTAAATGTCTATGTTCATAtgaatttcaaagaaattttattttctacaacttacTATTATTTTGTAGtgctttttacaaaaatttcgatTAGACGAATAATCATTGAGAAATTCTCCAAATTAGGGGACTCTATGAAAGGCCATAAAGAATGCTATCGACATGCAAGAAAGTCGGTCTAGTGGAAGAAACATTTCTAAGAAAGGTAGCATTTTTCCAGCTGGTGCAGGACATAATCGAAAACAAAGCAAGCAGTcgaaaaacatatataataaacaagttAAACGAAAAAGTTTTAGAGGACAAAATCAAAGAGACTTGCTGCAAACGATTTAGTTGGTTTATCTCGGAGAAAATCGCGAAATTTCTTCGAAggttgttgaaattttaaaatttcaaagttgtttTTCTAGGCCACTACAAATTCGAGCAATGACCGAtttaaaaaagaactttttctgaaaatttactATGAAAAgcgcaatttttatttttttaaaaatcgttttttactCAGCAGAGGTAACATTTTGTGTCAATTAcagataattataataaaaatacaaaagtccacaaagaaaacaaaaaacggCAATTTTCGATGAAATTTCGTAATTTCTTCGGAAAAGAATCAACGAAATCGTATCCAGCAAGTCTATTCCCTACAAgtttcaacattttttcgtagattgctttatttatttatttttttttttttttttttttataaatgcgaaaaatgGCCTTTTCGAttcttttcgatttttgtacataatattCTGTACCATCGGGAAAAATGCAAAAACGACTATCTTTCCTGGAATTTAGTGTTTTACCCGCCTAAATTTTACTTCTCGATATCATAGAttactttttgttaaaacattGCCTATATTTCCTTGCGCCAATTGATTGACGCCAGACGCTTTAATTTGGAAGCatacagtattttaaaaataaaatattagcttaaatcgataatatttaatacttaaataatatatatatatatatatttataaaaataaattactttctaAATCTAtaacgtaatttttaaattaaaatctcttCAACAGCTAAACGttattattccaattttttCCTTTTCGACTGCTTATAACAATTGTTGGACCATCCTGATACATATCCACAACAGCTGTATTATCTCCATCgtcatcatttattttatcgtGTAACCAATTAATTGGTTTACGAACCAAATCTTTTACACGATcccaaaatttatcattttgtgtTTGAACATCGGCGACAAAATTTCGTACATCATTTGGAACTTGTGTAATTAAATAGTCGTACACTCTTCTGGCAgctattttaatttcttcagcaggatttgtttcatttgtttttattacttctTTAAACgcttctacaaaaaaaaaaataataagtttaaatatCTCCAGTTCAACTCAATTGTTTTGAAAGTTCTATCCAGCTCAttcaatttaaagaattttgtcaaggcttattaatttttagtgtATTAATTCAGTGGTTACTGAGAAGTTTGAAAacactttttgagtcaaaagcAAGCCATTAAATTTCTTGTTTGGGAAGCTCTGTTAACAGATCGTCTGGTTTCCATTCGGCTCATGAGCCGATGCATATAATTGCATTGAGCATTAATCAATTGAAAAGTAACCAAATTTACGAGCATGCACTAACCGCGATCAAGAGAtacaaattcaagaaaaattgtaCTTTAAAACAGCCATCACCCTacttggttgtttttatagttatttgaaaatatattttctctgCTGCTTGAAATATGAATGAGCTTTTAtgcaagcaaaaattttaattaaaacaagaaaaattcatCGATATTCTCTGTTGGGAATTAATAAAACAGCCATTCTATTTTTTAGTAGACTTAAACTTATTTAGTAAGTATTTATTACTCATAGGTCCTTGAAATTTTAAGATAGAgtatgtttacaattttttctgcAAATTTTCCAAGAATTCAGCACTTAAAATATCACTTTATCATCAGacttatttgatttcaaaacttATTCATGCTTGTgtgaaacaaattataattttactttcatttgagaaaaaattaatagtcCGCAATTGCCAAATTAAATA
This genomic interval from Chrysoperla carnea chromosome 1, inChrCarn1.1, whole genome shotgun sequence contains the following:
- the LOC123305625 gene encoding ejaculatory bulb-specific protein 3-like, yielding MVFVKFNKSNFIITLAVILPIFVTFVSSAALKLDDNDIDTILSDPTKRAKYLDCLRGTAPCTEDGKKLKEAFKEVIKTNETNPAEEIKIAARRVYDYLITQVPNDVRNFVADVQTQNDKFWDRVKDLVRKPINWLHDKINDDDGDNTAVVDMYQDGPTIVISSRKGKNWNNNV